GTATTGACCAACCGCCTGCTATTACTGGCTAACGGaaaccttggtgtgtgtgtgcgactcACGTGCATGGCCAGTATGCTGCGAGGCAGGACTTCTCTGTGTTGTCTGATGCTAAAATGCCACGTCTTGATCCTCATCATGTCGTCAAACATGAACTCCAGGTACAGACGGCCCTCCACACACAcctaaaggagagagaggttagaggtcaaaCACCTAGAGCAAGGTATATTTTCTTATCATACAGTGCACAGAAAATAGGGGGAGAAAGACATACATGTTTGGATTTGTAAATGAAAGGTGGAGTTGTGGAATTGTAAGTGGGGAATGTAATGTGTATTTGCAAATGTTCAAATGTACCAGAAAGTGTATTTTCATACCTGTGTGAACATGGGCTTGCCGTTCTGTGTAACCATGGTGCACTGGTCACAGTCCAGAGACACAAAGTTTGTGTGGAAGGACTCTTTAGGGTGCTTCAATGTGTAGAACAGCTCAGTGGCGCCGCCTTCAAAGATACTCCGGAAGTACCGCGGGATCAATGTCCGGCCGATAGCTAGGAAGAGGATACATTTACTGTTTCAATAAAATTATTTAGTATCAAATGCAGATTAACACATTATGGTTAGAGGGTGAAATCTATGCAATCCCATAATAAAGCATAGCCGCCCTGGAATTCAAAATATTTCGTACTGTATCGTTTAGGCCCGTCCTCCAGACAAAAGGTGATGGTGAGCATGGCATCATCCTCAAAGAACTCTGTGGTGAAGGCATCCCACCAGAGATTGTCACAGTCCTACAACACACAACCAAATCAGTCCAACAGTAGAGGGGAGAGAAGATATTCCCACCATCAGTGAATCAATCATTCAATAAATCAATCTCCCACCACAGACTAAGGGCACATCTAAATCGCCATCATCGCCCACCTCTGTCCAGTTTTGTAGCCGTTTGTTGAGCTCAAATATCCTGTAGTCTGTCTGGTTGCCGTATGGTGTTGGTCTCCTGCAACAGGCCAGAGCAGGGTCAGTACAGATGGACTGGACGTAACAACTTTTTTCTAATTAAAACATTTGCTCTAAAACTATTTTGAGGCCTGGGGGGGTCAAGGTTGATGCTGTGATCGTCAGTCGTTGTACTCACCCCATGCCAGGCTCTAGGTATGACGGGGGGTACATTGGTGTTGGCCTGCAGACGGAAAGACAGGTGAAAGTA
This window of the Oncorhynchus clarkii lewisi isolate Uvic-CL-2024 chromosome 1, UVic_Ocla_1.0, whole genome shotgun sequence genome carries:
- the LOC139409590 gene encoding LIM domain-binding protein 1-like isoform X6, yielding MSVGGCACPGCSSKSFKLYSPKEPGPNGSAFPPFHPGTMLDRDVGPTPMYPPSYLEPGMGRPTPYGNQTDYRIFELNKRLQNWTEDCDNLWWDAFTTEFFEDDAMLTITFCLEDGPKRYTIGRTLIPRYFRSIFEGGATELFYTLKHPKESFHTNFVSLDCDQCTMVTQNGKPMFTQVCVEGRLYLEFMFDDMMRIKTWHFSIRQHREVLPRSILAMHDPQMLDQLAKNITRCGLSNSTLNYLRLCVILEPMQELMSRHKTYSLSPRDCLKTCLFQKWQRMVAPPAEPARQAPNKRRKRKMSGGSNMSAGGGNNSKKKSPANNFPLSTQDLVGTKTCTLPELEDRS